One genomic region from Conexibacter woesei DSM 14684 encodes:
- a CDS encoding ATP-dependent helicase, whose amino-acid sequence MSANAHVADLDALLAGLNEPQREAVVHGEGPLLILAGAGSGKTRVLTHRIAYLVGTGQARPDEILAITFTNKAAQEMRERVEMLVGRRTRAMWVMTFHSACARMLRADAHRLGYTRQFTIYDQSDARRLVKRAIEELDVDPKRFTPGAIHHEISDAKNKLRDAEAYAQMVGSFFEQTVADVYKLYESELHRMNAMDFDDLLVRAVNVLELFPEVRRRYADNFRHVLVDEYQDTNHVQYRWLQLIAGEHRNLAVVGDDSQSIYGFRGADIRNILDFEDDFPDAKVVKLEQNYRSTQTILDAANAVIRNNRGQREKELWTDLGIGDPIKVRELDDEHAEARFVAGEIERIVDEGVSRNEIAVFYRTNAQSRVLEDTLVRAQIGYQVIGGTKFYERAEIKDAIAYLTMLVNPQDVVSFTRIANSPRRGIGQTSLSRVISWANTAGITIWEAALEPDSVPGLGTAARKSFHRFMGAMRILGERAAANPPVSELLKEVLSESGYLEALEADRTIESQGRIENLEELVNVAAEYDGSVDLREEAPSLAGFLQQIALVADADGRRDDEGLVTLMTLHNAKGLEYPIVFLLGCEEGVFPHQRAIEEGGLEEERRLAYVGLTRAMRDLYMTYARTRAVFGSRSYGARSRFVDEVPIGLTDRNERPSLGVGSARERATSWSTPLGSGPIPGGGWDSGGGGGGGGGEAYRMGDDVVHAAFGEGVVIAVESGGIVVIRFARDGSERKLVADLAPIEKR is encoded by the coding sequence GTGTCCGCCAACGCTCACGTCGCCGACCTCGACGCGCTGCTCGCGGGGCTCAACGAGCCCCAGCGCGAGGCGGTCGTGCACGGCGAGGGGCCGCTGCTGATCCTCGCTGGCGCGGGCTCCGGCAAGACACGCGTGCTGACGCACCGGATCGCGTATCTGGTCGGCACCGGGCAGGCGCGCCCGGACGAGATCCTCGCGATCACGTTCACGAACAAGGCCGCGCAGGAGATGCGCGAGCGGGTCGAGATGCTCGTCGGCCGCCGCACCCGCGCGATGTGGGTGATGACCTTCCACTCGGCGTGCGCGCGGATGCTGCGCGCCGACGCCCACCGGCTCGGCTACACGCGGCAGTTCACGATCTACGACCAGTCCGACGCGCGCCGCCTCGTCAAGCGCGCGATCGAGGAGCTGGACGTCGACCCCAAGCGCTTCACGCCCGGCGCGATCCACCACGAGATCTCCGACGCGAAGAACAAGCTGCGCGACGCCGAGGCGTACGCGCAGATGGTCGGCTCCTTCTTCGAGCAGACGGTCGCGGACGTCTACAAGCTCTACGAGTCCGAGCTGCACCGCATGAACGCGATGGACTTCGACGACTTGCTCGTGCGCGCCGTCAACGTGCTGGAGCTGTTCCCCGAGGTCCGCAGACGCTACGCCGACAACTTCCGCCACGTGCTCGTCGACGAGTACCAGGACACCAACCACGTCCAGTACCGCTGGCTCCAGCTGATCGCCGGCGAGCACAGAAATCTGGCGGTGGTTGGCGATGACAGTCAGTCGATCTACGGGTTCCGTGGAGCCGACATCCGCAACATCCTCGACTTCGAGGACGACTTCCCGGACGCGAAGGTCGTCAAGCTGGAGCAGAACTACCGCTCGACGCAGACGATCCTCGACGCCGCCAACGCGGTCATCCGCAACAACCGCGGGCAGCGCGAAAAGGAGTTGTGGACCGACCTCGGGATCGGCGATCCGATCAAGGTGCGCGAGCTGGACGACGAGCACGCGGAGGCGCGCTTCGTCGCGGGCGAGATCGAGCGGATCGTCGACGAGGGCGTCTCGCGCAACGAGATCGCCGTCTTCTACCGCACCAACGCGCAGTCGCGGGTGCTGGAGGACACGCTCGTGCGCGCGCAGATCGGCTACCAGGTGATCGGCGGCACGAAGTTCTACGAGCGCGCCGAGATCAAGGACGCGATCGCCTACCTGACGATGCTCGTCAACCCGCAGGACGTCGTCTCCTTCACCCGCATCGCGAACTCGCCGCGGCGCGGGATCGGCCAGACGTCGCTCTCGCGCGTCATATCGTGGGCGAACACCGCCGGCATCACGATCTGGGAGGCGGCGCTCGAGCCCGACAGCGTCCCCGGCCTCGGTACCGCCGCCAGAAAGTCCTTCCACCGCTTCATGGGCGCGATGCGGATCCTCGGTGAGCGCGCCGCCGCGAACCCGCCGGTCTCCGAGCTGCTGAAGGAGGTCCTGAGCGAATCCGGCTACCTGGAGGCGCTCGAGGCCGACCGCACGATCGAGTCGCAGGGGCGGATCGAGAACCTGGAGGAGCTCGTCAACGTCGCGGCCGAGTACGACGGCAGCGTCGACCTGCGTGAGGAGGCTCCGTCACTGGCGGGCTTCCTGCAGCAGATCGCGCTCGTCGCCGACGCCGACGGGCGCAGAGACGACGAGGGGCTCGTCACACTGATGACGCTCCACAACGCGAAGGGGCTGGAGTACCCGATCGTCTTCCTGCTCGGCTGCGAAGAAGGCGTCTTCCCGCACCAGCGCGCGATCGAAGAGGGCGGTCTGGAGGAGGAGCGCCGGCTCGCCTACGTCGGCCTCACGCGCGCCATGCGCGACCTCTACATGACCTACGCACGCACCCGTGCGGTCTTCGGCTCGCGCTCCTACGGCGCCCGCAGCCGCTTCGTCGACGAAGTGCCGATCGGGCTGACCGATCGCAACGAGCGGCCGTCGCTCGGCGTCGGCAGCGCACGCGAACGGGCGACGAGCTGGAGCACGCCGCTCGGCTCGGGGCCGATCCCCGGGGGCGGCTGGGACTCCGGCGGGGGCGGCGGCGGGGGCGGCGGCGAGGCCTACCGGATGGGCGACGACGTCGTCCACGCCGCGTTCGGCGAGGGCGTCGTGATCGCCGTCGAGTCGGGCGGGATCGTCGTGATCCGCTTCGCCAGAGACGGCTCGGAGCGCAAGCTCGTCGCCGATCTGGCGCCGATCGAGAAGCGCTAA